The genomic DNA CTCGCTCAAGCCCTCGGCGCAGCTGTTCACCTCGCCGCCGAAGTTCTGGAGCGGCAGCCTGACGCTGGAATGGTATCGGTCGGTCGCGTTCTCGTCGGGAGCGCCGCGCCTGTTCCTCAACAGCTTCCTGGTCGCGATCTGGACCACGGTGATCTGCCTGACGGGCGGCTGCTTGGCCGCCTACAGCGTCACGCGCTTCGACTTTCCCGGCAAGCAGACCTTCATGATCGGCGCGCTGGTGAGCTACGTGTTTCCGGCCATCGTGCTGTTCGTGCCCATCTTCTTCATCCTCAACGCCATCGGCCTGGTCGACACGCTGGCCGGCATCGTGCTGGCCCACACGGTCCTGACCTTTCCGCTGGCCGTCTGGATGCTGCGTTCCTTCTTCCTCGGCATTCCGAAGGAGATCGACGAAGCGGCCTGGGTCGACGGCGCTTCCTACTTGCGGACCTTCATCCTCGTCATTCTTCCGCTGACGCTGCCCGGCATCTTCTCGGTCGGCATCTTCGTCTTCGCGCTGTCGTGGAACGAGTACCTGTTCGCCAGCATCCTCGCCACCTCCGGCATCAACAAGACCATCCCCGTCGGCATCGCCGAATACATCACCTCGTTCGACATCC from Variovorax sp. PBL-E5 includes the following:
- a CDS encoding carbohydrate ABC transporter permease; its protein translation is MRRHRRIRAGVVYLAALLLLLSVGFPLIWMLLSSLKPSAQLFTSPPKFWSGSLTLEWYRSVAFSSGAPRLFLNSFLVAIWTTVICLTGGCLAAYSVTRFDFPGKQTFMIGALVSYVFPAIVLFVPIFFILNAIGLVDTLAGIVLAHTVLTFPLAVWMLRSFFLGIPKEIDEAAWVDGASYLRTFILVILPLTLPGIFSVGIFVFALSWNEYLFASILATSGINKTIPVGIAEYITSFDIRWGEIMALGTLTTIPVVVLFLGAQKYFLRGVLAGAVKG